One segment of bacterium DNA contains the following:
- a CDS encoding M48 family metallopeptidase, with protein sequence MWEIIEANKKKSLILFIAMGVCLILLGYFIGLVFSPDGGIAGIFFALAVWAALSLVSYFSGDYIALTTSNAKEVSYDVHPQLFNIVEEMKIAANFPHMPRIYIIDDPAPNAFATGTKPEKSSIAVTAGILNMLNRDELQGVVAHEMSHIVNRDVLFVTFAGIMLGSITLISQTFLRGIIHVPRSSRRYRSSGKGGGQAAVIFIAILFAILAPILARILYFAISRKREYLADASAVRLTRYPEGLASALEKISSGNFNLEYVNSVTAPMYIINPMEKNGLKISDLSSTHPPISERIHILRNMMYGASYLHYQKAFSDVKKKTSKIIPLSSLKEETIPIRTASAEPKQAPDKKQEIRNLGDLMMAVNKYAFLTCLCGLKIKVPPHFNKNKITCPKCSRELDVPSEKDKNKPAGAAGAVTGSNVYVRQGTQWETFTCSCGAIQQLSPAFKASHLICRVCGKTIQIKNQ encoded by the coding sequence ATGTGGGAAATAATAGAAGCAAACAAAAAAAAATCTTTAATACTTTTTATCGCTATGGGGGTTTGCCTTATTTTACTGGGTTATTTCATCGGCCTGGTTTTTTCGCCTGATGGCGGCATTGCGGGTATTTTTTTTGCGCTGGCGGTATGGGCGGCACTGTCCCTCGTAAGTTATTTTTCAGGAGATTATATCGCTTTGACTACAAGTAACGCAAAAGAAGTTTCTTATGATGTCCATCCCCAGCTTTTTAATATTGTTGAGGAGATGAAGATCGCGGCAAATTTCCCGCACATGCCAAGGATTTACATAATAGATGACCCCGCCCCTAACGCTTTTGCGACAGGCACAAAACCTGAAAAAAGTTCAATTGCCGTAACAGCCGGGATACTTAATATGTTAAACAGGGACGAATTGCAGGGGGTTGTAGCGCATGAAATGTCACATATTGTTAATAGGGATGTTTTATTTGTAACTTTTGCCGGAATAATGCTTGGAAGTATAACTCTTATATCTCAAACATTTTTACGCGGGATAATTCATGTCCCAAGGTCATCAAGAAGATACCGGTCAAGCGGAAAAGGCGGGGGGCAGGCTGCTGTTATATTTATCGCGATTCTATTTGCCATATTGGCACCGATATTGGCAAGGATTTTATATTTTGCGATATCAAGAAAAAGAGAGTATCTTGCCGACGCTTCTGCGGTAAGGTTAACAAGGTACCCGGAAGGGCTGGCTTCGGCCCTGGAGAAAATCTCGTCCGGGAATTTTAACCTCGAGTATGTCAATAGTGTTACCGCGCCGATGTATATAATAAACCCGATGGAGAAAAACGGGTTAAAAATATCGGATCTGTCAAGCACACACCCCCCGATTTCAGAGAGGATACATATTTTGCGAAATATGATGTACGGCGCAAGTTACCTGCACTATCAAAAAGCCTTTTCTGATGTTAAGAAAAAAACGTCAAAAATCATACCGTTATCATCGTTAAAAGAAGAAACAATACCTATACGGACGGCTTCCGCTGAACCAAAACAGGCCCCTGACAAAAAGCAGGAAATTAGGAACCTGGGTGATTTAATGATGGCGGTAAATAAATATGCGTTTTTAACATGCCTTTGCGGTTTAAAAATTAAGGTCCCGCCTCATTTTAACAAAAATAAGATAACCTGCCCGAAATGCAGCAGGGAGCTGGATGTCCCTTCCGAGAAGGATAAAAATAAACCGGCAGGTGCGGCAGGCGCAGTAACAGGCTCGAATGTATATGTGAGACAGGGAACACAATGGGAAACCTTCACGTGTTCATGCGGAGCGATACAACAGTTGTCTCCGGCCTTTAAGGCTTCCCACCTTATATGCAGGGTTTGCGGAAAAACAATCCAGATCAAAAATCAATAA
- a CDS encoding ATP-binding protein has product MENTIEVTVDKSHIITIGERLYGESIELVRELINNAYDADAACVKVTITDDEIVVEDDGLGMDINGLKQYFNIGSCLKKQHPKSPKFGRNRIGEFGIGKFASLSACSCFEVWTKKGDFQARVIFDKREWEKSKDRWHIPLEIEEVDHRLKDGTRVTLKGVIKKFNISDVEKRIIESVPIKVSDFAVYLNDHKINPKFIAGHKIPFLEGTDYGIVYGEIVITSQSGQDISDAGISCKVKQVTITKDFFNLEKYIKNIARISGEVNADFLPITSDRTGFIKDTPQYKKFLEVMEQIIERIKPVLDGLSDSKDNRRVKKSLSEVLDKIKNALILNPDYCPEGLIPVGEAVPGAGGQPGYIPQSKDNAASKSEEQKIEKEAKKKRKRKPQVKRLTPTAVVKKLKLGQQGISCCIDHFGSDGPECFTEGTIIYINRDHPLYQKEAQRKETYILHTARLLTQEICLMKEPRNPRQAFQRQSKLLRDALIETEKKE; this is encoded by the coding sequence ATGGAAAACACAATTGAAGTAACCGTAGATAAAAGCCATATAATTACTATCGGGGAGCGGCTTTACGGTGAATCCATAGAACTTGTCCGGGAGCTTATTAATAACGCCTATGACGCGGACGCGGCTTGTGTTAAGGTTACGATAACAGATGATGAAATAGTCGTGGAGGATGATGGTTTGGGAATGGATATTAACGGCCTGAAGCAGTATTTTAATATAGGGTCCTGCTTAAAAAAACAACATCCGAAATCGCCAAAATTTGGAAGGAATAGGATTGGTGAGTTTGGCATAGGAAAGTTTGCCTCTCTTTCAGCCTGTTCATGTTTTGAAGTATGGACAAAAAAGGGAGATTTTCAGGCAAGGGTTATATTTGATAAAAGAGAATGGGAAAAATCAAAAGACAGATGGCATATACCGTTAGAAATCGAAGAAGTTGACCATCGTTTAAAAGACGGAACAAGAGTTACATTGAAAGGCGTGATTAAAAAATTTAATATCTCTGATGTGGAAAAACGGATTATTGAATCCGTACCTATAAAAGTTTCTGATTTTGCGGTTTACTTAAATGATCACAAGATAAATCCCAAATTTATCGCGGGCCATAAAATACCTTTTTTAGAGGGAACAGATTATGGTATTGTCTATGGCGAGATAGTAATAACTTCCCAGTCAGGACAGGATATATCTGATGCCGGGATATCCTGTAAGGTTAAACAGGTTACAATTACAAAGGATTTCTTTAATCTTGAAAAATATATTAAAAATATCGCTCGCATTAGCGGCGAGGTTAACGCGGATTTTTTGCCCATCACAAGCGACCGGACCGGTTTCATCAAAGATACTCCGCAATACAAAAAATTTTTAGAGGTGATGGAACAGATTATTGAGAGAATTAAGCCTGTTTTAGACGGCCTGTCGGATTCCAAAGATAATAGACGTGTAAAAAAGTCACTCAGCGAGGTTTTAGATAAGATAAAGAACGCGCTTATTCTTAATCCTGATTATTGTCCCGAAGGTTTAATCCCGGTTGGAGAAGCAGTGCCGGGCGCCGGCGGCCAGCCTGGGTATATTCCGCAAAGTAAAGATAACGCGGCTTCAAAAAGCGAAGAACAAAAAATAGAAAAAGAGGCGAAGAAAAAACGAAAAAGAAAACCGCAGGTTAAAAGATTAACTCCGACAGCAGTAGTCAAAAAGTTAAAATTAGGACAGCAGGGAATAAGCTGCTGTATTGACCATTTTGGCTCGGACGGCCCCGAGTGTTTTACAGAAGGGACGATTATTTATATAAATCGCGACCATCCATTATATCAAAAAGAGGCTCAGAGAAAAGAGACTTATATCCTGCATACAGCCCGGTTACTTACCCAGGAAATATGCCTTATGAAAGAGCCTCGAAATCCAAGGCAGGCATTTCAAAGACAGAGTAAGCTCCTCCGGGATGCTTTAATTGAGACAGAGAAAAAGGAATAG
- a CDS encoding acyl-CoA dehydratase activase, with protein MITIGIDIGSNTSKGIVLKNGKTIAQTIFHTAFKEADRGKMVLQKLLKISCLKKEEINCIIATGYGRVTVPFADKTITEITCHAKGIYSLIPSVQTIIDIGGQDSKIIKLDEKGNVRDFVMNDKCSAGTGKFFEVTAHALGIKLHDLSGLYFQSKSPCIINSTCTVFAETEIISLLSEKHERKDIVAGLIETMAKRIVNMSKGLKIKPEIAFAGGVAKNQAMRAALENELGCKFAIFDFDPQLTGALGAALIAGTLKDQDLVNLG; from the coding sequence ATGATTACAATCGGAATTGATATCGGGTCAAATACAAGCAAGGGAATTGTTCTAAAAAACGGCAAGACCATTGCCCAAACTATTTTTCATACGGCATTCAAAGAAGCAGACCGCGGAAAAATGGTGCTCCAAAAACTGCTAAAAATTTCTTGTTTGAAAAAAGAAGAAATAAATTGCATTATCGCAACCGGATACGGCCGTGTAACAGTGCCTTTTGCCGATAAAACCATTACTGAAATAACCTGCCATGCAAAAGGTATTTACAGCTTAATCCCTTCTGTTCAAACCATTATCGATATCGGCGGACAGGACAGCAAAATAATAAAATTAGATGAAAAAGGGAACGTCCGGGATTTTGTCATGAATGACAAATGTTCCGCCGGAACAGGAAAATTTTTTGAGGTTACCGCTCATGCCCTGGGCATAAAACTGCATGATTTATCCGGTCTTTATTTTCAATCAAAATCGCCTTGTATAATAAATTCGACCTGCACGGTTTTCGCCGAGACAGAAATAATCTCATTACTTTCCGAAAAACATGAAAGGAAGGACATTGTTGCCGGGTTGATAGAAACAATGGCAAAACGGATAGTGAATATGTCAAAAGGGTTAAAGATAAAACCGGAGATTGCCTTTGCCGGCGGTGTGGCTAAAAATCAGGCAATGAGAGCGGCGCTCGAAAACGAATTAGGTTGTAAATTCGCAATATTTGATTTTGACCCTCAGCTTACAGGCGCCCTGGGTGCCGCATTAATCGCGGGGACATTAAAGGATCAAGATTTAGTCAACTTAGGTTAA
- the gltX gene encoding glutamate--tRNA ligase, whose product MNNIRVRFAPSPTGHLHLGGARTALFNWLFARHTGGKFILRIEDTDVARSSEASAKEIIDAMKFLGLDWDEGPEVGGDYGPYYQFERKDIYAKFIDKLLGEEKAYFCFCKAEELQARREEAQKKGVPFVYDRRCLSLSREKKDELRKNGRTPAIRFKIPSGDTSFIDIIRGEISFKNDDLDDFVILKSNDQIPTYNFAVVIDDITMKITHVLRGDDHISNTPRQILLYKALNEPLPQFGHLPMILGSDHTRLSKRHGATAVDEYAEKGYLPDALINFLARLGWSFDEKQEIFSREELIEKFSLERIGKNAAVFNTEKLIWLNGEYIKNLPLDKRTKKVIPFLQKAGLLSEEVEEVKIQKIVEIVGDRLKLLSDIVPYTDFFFKEKIEYSEDMLKALDKLKNALMIIPEIKGALLQLEPFNIETIEKTIRAISEKNNIKPKETIQALRIILTGKTVAPGLFETIFLLGKEVTKKRIEAFSDDYNRN is encoded by the coding sequence ATGAATAACATTCGAGTCCGGTTCGCGCCAAGCCCGACAGGGCATTTGCATCTGGGTGGAGCCCGCACTGCCCTTTTTAACTGGCTTTTCGCGAGGCACACGGGCGGCAAATTTATTTTAAGGATAGAAGATACCGATGTGGCGCGGTCTTCCGAGGCCTCCGCCAAAGAAATTATTGACGCTATGAAATTTCTGGGCCTTGACTGGGACGAGGGTCCCGAGGTTGGCGGCGATTACGGGCCGTATTATCAATTTGAACGAAAAGACATTTACGCGAAGTTCATTGATAAACTGCTCGGTGAAGAAAAGGCTTATTTTTGCTTCTGTAAAGCTGAAGAATTACAGGCGAGAAGAGAAGAGGCTCAAAAAAAAGGCGTTCCCTTTGTTTATGACCGCAGGTGCCTTTCACTCAGCAGAGAAAAGAAGGACGAACTTCGAAAAAACGGCCGGACACCCGCGATAAGGTTTAAAATCCCTTCAGGAGATACTTCTTTTATAGATATTATCCGCGGAGAAATTAGCTTCAAAAACGATGATCTGGATGATTTTGTAATACTAAAATCCAATGACCAGATTCCGACATATAATTTCGCTGTTGTCATAGACGATATCACAATGAAAATCACGCACGTCCTTCGCGGGGATGACCATATTTCAAATACCCCCAGGCAAATTTTGCTTTATAAGGCTTTAAACGAGCCGCTTCCTCAATTCGGGCATCTGCCGATGATACTCGGCTCTGACCATACCCGTTTATCAAAAAGGCACGGGGCAACGGCGGTTGATGAATACGCCGAAAAAGGATACCTGCCGGACGCGCTGATAAATTTTCTCGCGAGGCTTGGGTGGTCCTTTGATGAAAAACAGGAAATTTTCTCCCGCGAAGAACTGATCGAGAAATTCTCGCTGGAACGCATCGGAAAAAACGCCGCGGTTTTTAACACTGAAAAACTTATATGGTTAAATGGTGAATATATTAAAAATTTGCCTCTGGATAAGCGGACAAAAAAAGTTATTCCGTTTCTCCAAAAAGCAGGTTTATTATCTGAAGAAGTGGAAGAAGTGAAGATCCAAAAAATTGTTGAAATTGTCGGTGACAGGTTAAAATTATTAAGCGATATTGTCCCTTATACGGATTTCTTTTTTAAAGAAAAAATCGAATATTCTGAAGATATGCTAAAGGCTCTGGATAAATTAAAAAACGCGCTTATGATCATTCCTGAAATAAAAGGCGCGCTTTTACAATTGGAACCTTTCAACATTGAAACTATTGAGAAAACTATCAGGGCAATATCCGAAAAAAATAACATCAAACCTAAAGAAACCATCCAGGCATTAAGGATCATCCTTACGGGAAAAACTGTCGCACCCGGGCTTTTCGAAACTATCTTCCTTCTTGGAAAAGAAGTTACCAAAAAGAGAATTGAGGCTTTTTCAGATGATTACAATCGGAATTGA
- a CDS encoding zf-TFIIB domain-containing protein — MNCPSCKNPMVILELEDVEVDHCFSCGGIWLDAGELELLMGTSSEKECLLTLFETCEVTKEKSINCPICLKKMKKVLYGNEEKKIRLDKCVKNDGIWFDKGELNEVLKIGGTGKDNKIINLLKEMFAGTNK, encoded by the coding sequence ATGAACTGCCCTTCCTGTAAAAATCCGATGGTCATATTAGAACTTGAAGATGTGGAAGTAGACCACTGTTTTTCCTGCGGCGGGATATGGCTTGATGCGGGCGAGCTGGAACTGTTAATGGGGACGTCTTCAGAAAAGGAGTGCCTGCTGACATTGTTTGAGACATGCGAAGTAACAAAAGAAAAAAGCATAAATTGCCCTATATGCTTAAAAAAAATGAAGAAAGTTTTATACGGGAATGAAGAAAAAAAAATACGCCTTGATAAATGTGTAAAAAATGACGGTATTTGGTTTGATAAAGGAGAATTAAATGAGGTTTTAAAAATAGGGGGTACGGGTAAAGATAATAAAATAATAAATTTACTTAAAGAAATGTTTGCGGGGACAAACAAATAA
- a CDS encoding LemA family protein — protein MIGFLIFLGVIALILMFFAGIYNSLVTLKNQVKNAWSQIDVQLKRRYDLIPNLVETAKGYMAHERDTLENITKARSAAMNAQSGGVGAISKAETALGDALSKFLLVVENYPELKANQNFLALQEELTSTENKIAFARQSYNDQVLFLNNKIQMFPSNIIADMFNFKNEEFFEAEEGSKEAPKVKFS, from the coding sequence ATGATAGGATTTCTGATATTTCTGGGAGTTATCGCTTTGATTTTAATGTTTTTTGCCGGGATTTATAATTCTCTTGTGACATTAAAGAACCAGGTGAAAAACGCATGGTCACAGATTGATGTCCAGTTGAAAAGAAGGTATGACCTTATACCGAATTTGGTAGAAACCGCGAAAGGGTATATGGCGCACGAAAGAGATACGCTTGAAAACATCACAAAAGCGAGAAGCGCGGCTATGAACGCGCAAAGCGGCGGCGTAGGGGCCATATCCAAGGCTGAAACAGCGTTGGGAGACGCCCTGAGCAAATTTTTGCTTGTCGTTGAAAATTATCCCGAACTTAAGGCAAACCAGAATTTCCTGGCGCTCCAGGAGGAATTAACATCCACAGAAAATAAAATCGCGTTCGCCAGGCAGAGTTATAATGATCAGGTGCTGTTTTTGAATAATAAGATCCAGATGTTTCCTTCCAATATAATCGCGGATATGTTTAATTTTAAAAATGAAGAATTTTTTGAAGCTGAAGAAGGATCAAAAGAAGCGCCAAAAGTAAAGTTTTCATAA
- a CDS encoding DUF6880 family protein, whose translation MTLHNKHIQMEVLTRKALKQIAGERSFGRGEDYFSNGQVYAMVEYEGKITAKVRGTSEYRVKLWVADKELNYSCNCPVGAGGEFCKHCVAIGLAYLDQQKNGGAVLQKSKKPSVTMDDIRNYLETRDKKTLLDMLMKQVFDDDRLREQLLMKAAKKGNKGIDLAAFRAVINSAVRVDDFVDYNSVYNYTNGIDNVVDSIEDLLKEGYVSEVIELSEYALESVEEAMSFVDDSDGNMGDILGKLQEIHHSACKKAKPDPEIMAKKLFEWELRAEYDVFYGAVSTYADVLGEKGLAVYRKLAEDEWAKIPPLRPNEEDPEKYGRRFRITSIMEALAKESGDLEALVKIKSKDLSDAYSFLQIAELYKKARKYDLALEWAERGVKAFPNRTDSRLRGFLAEEYHRRKRHDDAMALIWVEFTNSPYLEQYKNLKVHSERINKWLIWREKALACLQEKITKTKREETKNQRRLWPETDNSELVKIFLWEKDIESAWRKAKEGGCANSLWLILAVEREKGHPEDSLVIYRQQIEPALSRKDNEAYKETINFLRKIRSLLIRLGRKTEFKQYVESIRTAHKPKRNFMKLLEKENWL comes from the coding sequence ATGACACTACACAATAAACATATACAAATGGAAGTTTTGACACGAAAGGCCCTGAAACAGATAGCCGGTGAACGGTCCTTCGGACGCGGTGAAGACTACTTTTCCAATGGACAGGTCTATGCCATGGTTGAATATGAAGGGAAAATCACAGCCAAAGTACGCGGCACTAGTGAATATCGGGTAAAACTATGGGTGGCAGATAAGGAATTAAATTATTCATGTAATTGTCCTGTTGGTGCGGGCGGTGAGTTTTGCAAACACTGTGTTGCGATTGGTTTAGCATATTTAGACCAACAGAAAAACGGCGGAGCAGTATTACAAAAATCAAAAAAGCCTTCAGTGACAATGGATGATATCAGGAATTATCTCGAGACCCGGGATAAAAAAACGCTTTTGGATATGCTTATGAAACAAGTGTTTGACGACGATAGATTACGTGAACAGCTTCTGATGAAGGCGGCAAAGAAAGGGAATAAAGGCATTGACCTTGCCGCATTCCGGGCAGTCATTAATAGCGCTGTGCGCGTAGACGATTTTGTAGACTATAACTCGGTTTATAATTATACCAATGGCATAGATAATGTTGTAGATTCAATAGAGGATCTTTTAAAAGAAGGATATGTTTCAGAAGTTATAGAACTGTCTGAATACGCGCTTGAATCAGTTGAAGAAGCAATGAGCTTCGTTGATGATTCAGATGGTAACATGGGTGATATTCTTGGAAAACTGCAGGAAATCCATCATTCTGCTTGTAAAAAAGCCAAACCGGATCCGGAAATCATGGCAAAAAAGCTTTTCGAGTGGGAGCTTCGGGCCGAATATGATGTTTTTTATGGCGCTGTATCAACCTACGCGGATGTTCTGGGTGAAAAGGGGCTGGCTGTTTATCGTAAGCTTGCTGAGGACGAATGGGCGAAGATTCCACCACTGCGCCCTAATGAGGAGGACCCGGAAAAGTATGGCCGGCGCTTTCGTATTACGAGCATTATGGAGGCCTTGGCAAAAGAATCCGGGGATCTTGAAGCGCTGGTCAAAATCAAGAGCAAAGATTTATCTGATGCATACTCTTTCCTTCAGATTGCTGAGCTTTATAAAAAAGCCCGGAAGTATGATCTGGCGCTGGAGTGGGCCGAAAGAGGCGTAAAAGCGTTCCCAAATCGAACAGATTCAAGACTGCGCGGGTTTCTCGCGGAAGAATATCATCGGCGAAAACGCCATGATGATGCAATGGCGCTTATCTGGGTTGAATTTACAAATTCGCCTTACCTGGAACAATATAAAAATCTGAAGGTACACTCTGAACGTATCAACAAATGGCTAATATGGAGAGAAAAGGCTCTTGCTTGCCTTCAGGAAAAAATCACTAAAACAAAACGTGAAGAAACAAAAAATCAACGGCGTTTGTGGCCAGAGACAGATAATTCGGAACTTGTGAAAATATTTTTATGGGAGAAAGATATTGAATCGGCATGGAGAAAGGCAAAAGAAGGAGGCTGTGCAAACAGCCTCTGGTTGATACTCGCTGTCGAAAGAGAGAAAGGCCATCCTGAAGATTCCCTGGTTATTTACCGGCAGCAGATAGAACCGGCGCTCAGCCGGAAGGACAATGAAGCATACAAGGAAACAATAAACTTTCTACGCAAGATTCGTTCTCTCTTGATTCGCCTTGGCAGGAAGACAGAGTTTAAACAATACGTCGAGTCGATTCGCACAGCACATAAACCCAAGAGAAACTTCATGAAATTGCTCGAGAAAGAAAATTGGTTATAA
- a CDS encoding nucleotidyl transferase AbiEii/AbiGii toxin family protein, with protein sequence MDLYNSLQLREIFHIEFLRWLARKVKPDNYVLKGGVNLRFFFKSFRYSEDMDIDVFRIRVDTLKDIVLKILSAPSFNDSLRTFGCERIIPPDIAKAKQTETTQRFKVHLINSEGIDLFTKIEFSRRGFKGEIVSEPVSDIVLREYKIPPLMVSHYDISSTILQKVEVLALRSVIQARDIFDLYILSPQHNKNIDISKNLKQFNISLFKKARENIFAIDFSQFRDTVISYLSPNDQAVYNKTTSWDEIRLNVENFIEELEKKCQFLQPSNN encoded by the coding sequence ATGGATTTATATAACTCATTACAATTAAGGGAAATATTTCATATCGAGTTTTTAAGATGGCTGGCGAGAAAGGTAAAACCGGATAATTATGTCTTAAAAGGCGGTGTGAACCTGCGTTTTTTCTTCAAAAGTTTCCGTTATTCCGAGGATATGGATATAGATGTTTTTCGGATAAGGGTGGATACTTTAAAAGACATTGTTTTGAAGATATTAAGCGCGCCTTCTTTTAACGATAGTTTGAGGACATTCGGTTGCGAACGGATTATTCCTCCTGATATTGCCAAAGCTAAGCAAACAGAGACAACCCAGCGGTTTAAGGTGCATTTAATAAATTCAGAGGGCATAGACCTTTTTACAAAAATTGAATTTTCCCGGAGAGGATTTAAAGGAGAAATTGTTTCTGAGCCGGTTTCGGATATTGTCCTGCGCGAGTATAAAATACCGCCTTTAATGGTTTCGCACTATGATATTTCATCCACAATCCTGCAGAAAGTTGAGGTGCTTGCCTTGCGGTCTGTAATCCAGGCAAGGGATATTTTTGACCTTTATATTTTAAGCCCCCAGCATAATAAAAATATTGATATTTCTAAAAACTTAAAGCAATTCAATATATCTTTATTTAAAAAGGCGCGGGAGAATATTTTTGCAATTGATTTCTCCCAATTTCGTGATACTGTTATTTCTTATCTATCGCCTAATGATCAGGCCGTTTATAATAAAACAACTTCATGGGATGAGATTAGGTTAAATGTGGAAAATTTCATTGAGGAGTTAGAAAAAAAATGTCAGTTCTTACAGCCATCAAACAATTAA
- a CDS encoding HigA family addiction module antitoxin: MKTLPPVHPGEILLEDFMKPLGLSQYRVAKDIGVSALRISQIVHRKRSITVDTAMRLARYFSTSALIWLRLQARYDLETAGIKIADRIKHEVNVLKKPHYGIEQAA; this comes from the coding sequence ATGAAAACATTACCGCCTGTACATCCGGGAGAAATCTTGTTGGAAGATTTTATGAAACCTTTGGGTTTAAGCCAATATCGTGTAGCCAAAGACATAGGTGTGTCCGCATTAAGAATTAGTCAAATTGTACATCGAAAGCGTTCGATTACTGTAGACACAGCTATGAGGTTAGCCCGGTACTTTAGTACAAGCGCTCTTATATGGTTACGGCTCCAGGCCCGTTATGACCTTGAAACAGCAGGGATTAAAATAGCAGATCGGATTAAACATGAGGTCAATGTCCTAAAAAAACCTCACTATGGAATTGAACAAGCTGCCTAA